CGGAGGGAGCTTGGACGCGGCGGCGCGGTCCAGCAGGAACAGCGTGCGGGACCGGCCGCGTGCCGCCGCGGCGGGGACCTGGTACGGGCCGGAGTTCTGCAGCGCCATGCGGACGGCGCCGGCCTTCTCCTCGCCGGCGGCGATGACCCACACCTGCCGGGCCGCCCTGATGGCGGGAAGGGTCAGCGAGATCCGGGTCGGCGGCGGCTTCGGCGAGCCGTGGACGGCGACCACGGAGCGGTCGTCGTGCAGGGCCGGCATCTCGGGGAACAGCGACGCCACATGGCCGTCCGGCCCGATGCCGAGCAGCAGGATGTCGAACGACGGGACGGGCCCGTGGTCCTCCGGCCGGGCCGCCTTGCGCAACTCCTCGGCGTAACGGTCGGCGGACTCCTCGGCGGTGAGGCCCGAGTCCGGCCCCGCCATGACGTGCACCCGCTCGGGGTCCAC
The window above is part of the Sphaerisporangium rubeum genome. Proteins encoded here:
- the pgl gene encoding 6-phosphogluconolactonase — its product is MSVPSVLVHRDAGVLAKAVAARLIVGLVDAQAAKGSAHLVLTGGGLGVATLAEVAATAAHVAVEWPRLDVWWGDERFLPDGHAERNETGARRALLDHVDVDPERVHVMAGPDSGLTAEESADRYAEELRKAARPEDHGPVPSFDILLLGIGPDGHVASLFPEMPALHDDRSVVAVHGSPKPPPTRISLTLPAIRAARQVWVIAAGEEKAGAVRMALQNSGPYQVPAAAARGRSRTLFLLDRAAASKLPPGLGRPSSP